From the Nodularia sp. NIES-3585 genome, one window contains:
- a CDS encoding CHASE2 domain-containing protein, protein MGKLVVLKLGTGSFETGFPVTLQIGDEKVRPIVEITGELPPSPDIPLCYHQWQSIYCQLKFSGRPIGIPKQSKQTPSLADCQKAADTLKFHLNSWLSSISFRPIRERWLEKLLPEDHIRVLLQTNDLRLQKLPWHLWDLLERYPKAEIALSAPCYEQVSRNSQPQLQVKVLAIFGNSQGIDIQTDNQLLAELPHANTTFLVEPSSKDLTDQLWQQDWQILFFAGHSATNQSGNQGKIDINQTECLTISQLKYALRKAVERGLHLAIFNSCDGLGLAREFADLHIPQIIVMREPVPDRVAQEFLKYFLQAFAGGESLYIAVREARERLQGLESEYPCATWLPVIYQNPAAMPLLWRELHVNQNSQQISSVPKTPTRGVINRRKALSAVMLASIVLTPLLMGVRYFGLLQSWELMAFDHLLRLRPQEQPDSRILIITVTEEDVQAQSADRRGSLSDEALDKLLAKLEAYQPRVIGLDIYRDYAVKPAYPKLAARMSQSDRFVAVCQVSDPQTSKPGIKPPPEVSPEALGFSDIVIDPDHVVRRHLLALTPPPSSPCTAPYALNVQLTLRYLYDMGIKLQFSPDGAWQLGKLKFKPIEAHTGGYQGINALGHQILLNYRSFPNLEAMTSGRSPTIAPRITLQQALAGQLQAHAVKDKIVLIGTTAESFRDYSLTPYASSGGKPQEIAGVCLQAQMVSQLLSAALDGRPLLWTWNVGGEVIWVWGWAMTGGLLVVYLRKITYLGLAVGVAFLSLYGFSLILLILYSCWVPLVPAAIALGGSAVILVAVIKPIKKS, encoded by the coding sequence TTGGGCAAGTTAGTAGTTTTAAAGTTAGGCACAGGAAGTTTTGAGACGGGATTTCCTGTAACATTACAAATTGGTGATGAAAAAGTTCGACCAATTGTAGAAATTACTGGCGAATTACCACCAAGCCCAGACATTCCCCTTTGTTACCATCAATGGCAGTCTATTTACTGTCAACTAAAATTTTCTGGTCGCCCTATCGGTATTCCTAAGCAATCGAAACAAACTCCTTCTTTGGCAGATTGTCAAAAGGCTGCGGATACTTTAAAGTTTCACTTAAATAGTTGGCTATCTTCCATTAGTTTTCGCCCTATCCGTGAAAGATGGCTGGAAAAACTGCTACCAGAAGACCATATCCGAGTACTACTACAAACCAATGACCTGAGATTGCAAAAACTGCCTTGGCATTTGTGGGATTTATTAGAACGCTATCCCAAAGCCGAAATCGCTCTGAGTGCGCCTTGTTATGAACAAGTTAGCCGGAACTCACAGCCTCAATTGCAGGTGAAAGTTTTAGCTATTTTTGGTAATAGTCAGGGAATTGATATCCAAACGGATAATCAGCTTTTGGCAGAATTACCTCATGCAAATACTACCTTCTTGGTCGAGCCATCAAGCAAAGACCTGACTGACCAGTTATGGCAACAAGACTGGCAGATTTTGTTTTTTGCGGGACATAGTGCTACTAATCAAAGCGGTAATCAAGGGAAAATTGATATTAATCAAACAGAGTGTTTGACTATTAGTCAGTTAAAGTATGCCTTGCGAAAGGCGGTAGAACGAGGGTTACATTTGGCAATTTTTAATTCTTGTGATGGTTTGGGTTTGGCGCGAGAGTTTGCCGATTTGCATATACCTCAAATCATCGTGATGCGAGAACCCGTTCCTGATCGGGTGGCGCAAGAATTTCTGAAGTATTTTTTACAAGCTTTTGCTGGTGGTGAGTCTTTATACATAGCAGTGAGAGAGGCGCGGGAACGGTTGCAAGGGCTAGAATCTGAATATCCTTGTGCTACTTGGTTGCCTGTAATTTACCAAAATCCAGCAGCGATGCCTCTATTATGGCGAGAACTGCACGTCAATCAGAATAGTCAGCAAATATCTTCTGTACCCAAAACGCCAACTAGGGGAGTTATCAACCGACGAAAAGCTTTGTCTGCGGTCATGCTTGCTAGCATAGTTCTAACACCATTGTTAATGGGAGTACGGTATTTTGGTTTACTGCAATCATGGGAGTTAATGGCGTTTGACCATCTGCTGCGTCTGCGTCCCCAAGAACAGCCAGATTCTCGCATACTAATAATTACTGTAACTGAAGAAGATGTGCAAGCCCAATCTGCCGATAGACGGGGGTCTTTATCAGATGAGGCGCTGGATAAGTTGTTGGCTAAGTTGGAGGCATATCAACCCCGGGTGATTGGTTTGGATATATACAGAGATTATGCTGTAAAACCAGCTTATCCAAAGTTAGCAGCGAGAATGAGTCAAAGCGATCGCTTTGTGGCAGTATGTCAAGTTAGCGATCCCCAAACTAGTAAACCAGGCATCAAACCACCACCAGAAGTGTCTCCTGAGGCTCTGGGCTTTAGTGATATTGTCATCGATCCTGATCATGTGGTACGCCGGCATCTGTTGGCGTTAACTCCTCCTCCCTCATCTCCCTGTACTGCACCTTATGCTTTAAATGTACAGTTGACATTGCGTTATTTATATGATATGGGAATTAAGTTACAATTTAGCCCTGATGGTGCATGGCAATTAGGTAAGCTGAAATTTAAACCCATCGAAGCCCATACCGGAGGCTACCAAGGTATTAACGCTTTAGGACACCAAATTTTACTCAATTATCGCTCCTTTCCTAACTTAGAAGCGATGACCTCCGGTCGGTCTCCGACGATCGCACCCCGCATTACTTTACAACAAGCATTAGCTGGTCAACTACAAGCCCATGCTGTCAAAGACAAGATAGTTTTAATTGGCACCACAGCCGAAAGCTTTCGTGATTATTCATTGACTCCTTACGCTTCCTCTGGAGGTAAGCCACAGGAAATAGCAGGAGTTTGTTTACAAGCACAGATGGTGAGTCAGTTATTGAGTGCAGCTTTGGATGGGCGGCCTCTGTTATGGACTTGGAATGTCGGGGGGGAAGTGATTTGGGTTTGGGGTTGGGCGATGACAGGAGGTTTGCTGGTGGTTTATCTGCGAAAAATCACCTATTTAGGCTTGGCAGTCGGGGTGGCGTTCCTGAGTTTATACGGGTTTTCTCTGATATTATTAATACTATATAGTTGTTGGGTTCCTTTAGTACCTGCGGCGATCGCTTTAGGAGGTAGTGCTGTCATCTTAGTAGCCGTCATCAAGCCGATAAAAAAATCATAA
- a CDS encoding RNA-guided endonuclease TnpB family protein — translation MLVFEFKAYGKSAQFIAVDEAIRTAKFIRNSCIRLWMDVKGTGKNDLQKYCAVLAANFPFANELNSMARQASAERAWSSISRFYDNCKKSVSGLKGYPQFQKDCRSVEYKTSGWKLADNRKSIAFTDKKGIGRLKLKGTRDLHFYQINQIKRVRLVKRADGVYVQFCIDVNRFENIEPSGNTVGLDVGLKEYYTDSDGKMVENPKFLRVGEKVLQRSQRRVSRKVKGSKNRGKARLVLGKRHLKISRQRKDHAVKLARCVVQSNDLIAYEDLRIKNLVKNHCLAKSINDASWYQFRIWVEYFGKVFKRVTVAVNPQYSSQECSSCGEVVKKTLSTRTHVCKCGCVMDRDENAARIILSRGLGTVGHTGTFALDASNAWGDETSTHVGENLHEQVMS, via the coding sequence ATGCTGGTTTTTGAGTTCAAAGCTTATGGAAAGTCGGCGCAATTCATTGCAGTAGATGAAGCAATTCGGACTGCCAAGTTCATTCGGAATAGCTGTATTCGGCTATGGATGGATGTTAAAGGCACAGGTAAAAACGACTTGCAGAAATATTGTGCTGTACTTGCGGCTAACTTTCCCTTTGCTAATGAACTCAACTCAATGGCTCGTCAAGCTTCTGCTGAAAGAGCTTGGTCTTCTATCTCTCGGTTTTATGACAACTGCAAGAAGAGTGTTTCAGGATTAAAGGGATATCCTCAGTTCCAAAAAGATTGTCGTTCTGTTGAATACAAAACATCAGGATGGAAGCTTGCAGATAATCGTAAATCCATAGCCTTCACCGATAAAAAAGGTATTGGGCGATTAAAACTCAAAGGTACTCGTGATTTGCACTTCTACCAAATCAACCAAATTAAACGGGTGAGATTGGTAAAACGTGCGGATGGCGTTTATGTTCAATTCTGTATTGATGTAAACCGTTTTGAAAACATTGAGCCTAGTGGTAACACAGTTGGGTTGGATGTTGGGTTAAAAGAATACTACACCGATTCTGATGGAAAAATGGTTGAGAACCCTAAGTTTCTTCGTGTTGGTGAAAAAGTTCTCCAGCGCTCACAACGTCGAGTTTCCAGAAAGGTAAAAGGTTCAAAAAACAGAGGCAAGGCAAGACTTGTTTTAGGTAAGCGCCACCTCAAAATAAGTAGGCAACGTAAAGACCATGCTGTGAAATTAGCACGGTGCGTAGTTCAGTCTAACGACTTGATAGCCTATGAAGATTTGAGGATTAAAAATCTGGTGAAAAATCATTGTCTTGCTAAGTCTATTAATGACGCATCTTGGTATCAGTTCCGTATCTGGGTTGAATACTTTGGTAAAGTATTTAAACGGGTCACGGTGGCGGTTAATCCCCAATATAGTAGCCAAGAATGCTCTAGCTGCGGTGAAGTTGTGAAGAAAACACTATCCACTAGGACACACGTTTGTAAATGTGGCTGTGTGATGGATAGGGATGAAAACGCAGCTAGGATAATCCTTAGTCGAGGGTTGGGTACGGTAGGGCATACCGGAACCTTTGCGCTAGACGCAAGCAACGCTTGGGGAGATGAAACCTCTACTCATGTTGGTGAAAACCTGCATGAGCAAGTTATGTCTTAG
- a CDS encoding DUF928 domain-containing protein — MKNLQLTIALGIALTSNISYPLKLQALPVNNHVASVKFIPPPPPPDRSAAGSRSGAASRGCDAANQTVTALVPTYENTLEQGKQAVVPITQVWGLTKAENPYFLFFVPYNASSIAKIEFVLQEQTDNKSKTLYRSYLKPPESPGIISVNLPPSEGSLQVGKMYHWFFKVWVQCAEKQPTKLDYADGWVQRVHQNSTLTEQLKQATLLEKVTLYAANGLWYDAIITLAELRLTNPHNQTLLAQWTALLHSTDLEEIANQPLTNCCKPSLNNN; from the coding sequence ATGAAAAATCTTCAATTAACTATAGCCTTAGGAATAGCATTGACTAGTAACATATCCTATCCTCTAAAACTCCAGGCCTTACCAGTTAATAACCATGTAGCCTCAGTCAAATTTATCCCACCACCGCCACCACCAGACCGAAGTGCAGCCGGTTCTAGAAGTGGGGCTGCAAGCCGTGGATGCGACGCAGCTAATCAAACGGTAACAGCCTTAGTACCGACCTATGAAAATACTCTTGAGCAAGGTAAGCAAGCGGTTGTTCCCATCACTCAAGTCTGGGGTTTAACAAAGGCTGAAAATCCTTACTTCTTGTTTTTTGTTCCCTACAATGCCTCATCTATAGCCAAAATAGAGTTTGTTTTGCAAGAGCAAACCGATAACAAAAGTAAAACTTTATACCGAAGTTATTTGAAACCACCAGAATCACCAGGAATTATTAGTGTTAATTTACCCCCAAGTGAAGGCTCATTGCAGGTGGGAAAAATGTATCACTGGTTTTTTAAGGTATGGGTTCAATGCGCCGAAAAACAACCTACGAAACTGGATTATGCCGATGGTTGGGTGCAAAGGGTTCACCAAAATTCCACATTAACAGAACAACTCAAACAAGCAACACTGCTAGAAAAGGTGACGCTTTATGCCGCAAATGGTCTTTGGTACGATGCTATCATCACCTTGGCCGAATTACGCCTTACCAATCCCCACAATCAGACTTTGCTAGCACAGTGGACAGCTTTGCTCCATTCAACGGATTTAGAAGAAATAGCTAATCAACCACTGACTAATTGTTGCAAACCCAGTTTGAATAATAATTGA
- a CDS encoding sigma-70 family RNA polymerase sigma factor, which produces MQPRQGIMEIFSTFVQFDADRFSVWATDSKLQRSIKRCLEQYPEQKSENFWVLYWYKIWQVESSPLAVGHISAYLQEVCYWAAQKIAGNFISQFSIADCFQMANSCIYKILKNFNPEYSTNLKSYAEYAFDRFLKDSFRLGKEADICTDWALLHKISRKRLVNSLTNAGFDGQIINSYVLAWECFKELYTSESQTIRKLGKPDTTTWQAITGLYNRQSLSQLTPETLEKWLSTCAKAVRNFLYPKFVSVDAPIPGQESGDLLDTLAADLPASLLTAIIAQEESTARQTQQAQLNQILLDALAGLDIQSQKLIQAYYQQKLTQQQVAEQLEIKQYTVSRRLTSIKRSLLTTLTQWSQNHLHISPTPVVVDAMSKSLEEWLNNYSSHAHPLLK; this is translated from the coding sequence ATGCAACCCCGACAGGGTATTATGGAAATCTTCTCGACCTTTGTGCAGTTTGATGCAGATAGGTTCAGCGTTTGGGCAACAGATAGCAAGTTACAACGAAGTATTAAAAGATGCTTAGAACAATATCCGGAACAGAAATCTGAAAATTTTTGGGTGCTTTATTGGTACAAAATCTGGCAAGTAGAATCTAGTCCTCTAGCAGTGGGACATATTTCGGCTTATTTACAAGAGGTATGCTACTGGGCGGCTCAAAAAATAGCCGGAAATTTTATCAGTCAATTTTCTATTGCTGATTGTTTTCAGATGGCAAATTCCTGCATTTATAAAATTCTCAAAAATTTTAATCCTGAATACAGTACAAATTTAAAAAGCTATGCAGAATACGCTTTTGACCGTTTCCTCAAAGATTCATTCCGTCTAGGAAAGGAAGCAGATATATGCACAGATTGGGCTTTACTGCATAAAATTAGTCGCAAGCGGTTGGTAAATTCCTTAACAAATGCTGGTTTTGATGGTCAAATTATCAATAGCTATGTCTTAGCTTGGGAATGTTTTAAGGAACTCTACACCAGTGAGAGTCAAACTATCCGTAAGTTGGGAAAACCAGATACTACCACATGGCAAGCAATCACTGGGCTTTACAATAGACAAAGCTTGAGCCAACTAACTCCAGAAACTTTGGAAAAATGGCTGAGTACCTGCGCTAAAGCAGTGCGTAATTTTCTTTACCCCAAGTTTGTGTCTGTAGATGCTCCTATTCCCGGTCAAGAATCAGGTGATTTATTAGATACATTAGCCGCAGATTTACCAGCATCCTTACTGACAGCAATTATTGCCCAAGAAGAATCTACAGCCAGACAAACACAACAGGCACAATTAAACCAAATTTTGCTCGATGCTTTAGCAGGATTGGATATTCAGTCTCAAAAATTAATCCAAGCTTATTATCAGCAAAAGCTGACCCAACAACAAGTCGCTGAACAGCTAGAAATTAAACAATATACAGTCTCTCGCCGTCTTACTAGTATTAAACGCTCGTTACTTACTACCCTAACGCAGTGGAGTCAAAATCATTTGCATATCTCCCCTACACCTGTCGTAGTGGATGCAATGAGTAAAAGTCTAGAAGAATGGCTGAATAATTATTCTAGCCATGCCCACCCACTTTTAAAGTAG
- a CDS encoding filamentous hemagglutinin N-terminal domain-containing protein, with amino-acid sequence MSLISDLTEVKVKILIFLRMAIMGLSWSNCFWRLQVASILAVCIAPYTASGDFAKAQITPDSSLGAESSILTPNVSIDGLPADRVDGGAIRGTSLFHSFREFNVGNGQRVFFANPGGIENIFSRVTETNPSTILGTLGVNGGANLFLLNPNGIIFGPNARLDLGGSFLASTARSIKFTDGIEFSTINPSAPPLLTLNVPIGLQYGQDAGRILVQGQGNELRLNQDTGEVIEVNRTGGLEVEPGQTLALAGGEVVLEGGSLSAESGRVEVWSVQGEGLVGLTPTNPGWELSNQGVQNFQEIRLSQAAAIDTSGAGGGNIQIQGRRVALQDGSLILSLTRGEGSGGTITIRASESIEASGTAPNGEASFFLTETTGIGKAGDVEINTGKFILQNGGQISSGTFNQGSGGKIIVNASELVEATGTAETGNFASGLFSVARESTGEGGTVEVTTKRLVLGDGAQVSATTFSQGRGGNVLVNASESVEAVGIASIGASGLFAASLSTGEGGRVEINTGKLILQDGAQVSAATSNQGNGGNILVDARESVEVIGSGSSLRAETSGTGNGGDVTVYTGSLILQDGAQVSAATSHQGSGGNILVNARESVEVIGSGSSLRAETSGTGNGGDVTVYTGSLILQDGAQVSAATSHQGSGGNILVDARESVEVIGFGSSLSAETNGTGNGGNVTVYTGRLILQDGGQVRAATSNQGRGGNILVDARESVEVIGFGSSLSAETNGTGNSGNVSVNTGRLILQDGALVARTTNEGRGGNILVNASELVEAIGSGSGLRAQTQGSGDGGSVTVKTGFFLASKGAQTLVAAFNQGKGGNINIEASEVKLSGTSDNGNPTIVFAATLGEGDGGEITIHTGRLIVEAGAQIGVGTFSSGQGGNVLITASDSVELVGTAPQFPNRPFFRDQSGQRFPSGLFSGSQGIGTAGNLRIKTQRLTLRDGAEISVSNQGVGDAGNLEVAARNLLLDNQGVLSATTTSGQGGNIMLKIDDLLLLRRNSQISTTAGIDGAGGDGGNITIDAANGFIVGTANQNNDIVANAFQGQGGTIDIKARSIFNLEERPSIPANNTNDIDASSRFGLTGTVIINTPNLDPSRGLVQLPDNFTNASQQIVSSCNPGSSARRSSFTVTGRGGIARSPIEAFQGEVSTGRWITLDTINADQNSQVINPSLPSPTPKIVEAQGWIIDKNGNVSLVAQVANIMPRGLSVSSGVCSQLGN; translated from the coding sequence ATGAGTCTTATAAGTGATCTAACGGAAGTAAAAGTAAAAATACTAATATTTTTGAGGATGGCAATCATGGGTCTAAGCTGGTCAAATTGTTTCTGGCGGCTTCAAGTAGCCAGTATTTTAGCTGTGTGTATAGCACCATATACTGCATCCGGAGATTTTGCCAAAGCTCAGATTACCCCTGATTCCTCCTTAGGTGCTGAAAGTTCTATCCTGACTCCAAATGTGAGCATAGACGGTCTTCCCGCTGATCGGGTTGATGGCGGAGCTATCAGAGGTACAAGCCTATTTCACAGTTTTCGAGAATTCAATGTTGGGAATGGACAACGAGTCTTTTTCGCTAATCCGGGGGGAATTGAAAACATTTTCAGTCGAGTCACTGAAACTAACCCATCAACGATTCTGGGAACCCTTGGTGTCAACGGTGGAGCCAATCTATTTTTACTAAATCCCAATGGCATTATTTTTGGACCTAATGCGAGGCTTGACCTCGGTGGTTCCTTTTTGGCCAGTACTGCCAGGAGCATCAAATTTACTGATGGTATAGAATTTAGTACCATTAACCCCTCTGCTCCTCCTTTGCTAACTCTCAACGTTCCCATTGGCTTGCAGTATGGACAAGATGCAGGCAGAATTCTCGTACAGGGCCAGGGTAATGAACTAAGACTTAATCAGGACACTGGTGAGGTAATTGAGGTGAATCGCACTGGTGGTCTGGAGGTGGAACCCGGTCAAACCTTGGCTCTGGCTGGTGGTGAAGTTGTCCTAGAAGGCGGAAGTTTAAGCGCCGAATCAGGGCGAGTTGAAGTTTGGAGCGTTCAAGGAGAGGGTTTAGTAGGTCTTACCCCAACGAACCCAGGCTGGGAATTGAGCAATCAAGGCGTGCAGAACTTCCAAGAAATCCGCCTCTCCCAAGCTGCTGCTATTGATACTAGTGGTGCTGGAGGTGGCAATATTCAAATACAGGGACGGCGAGTAGCGCTACAAGATGGTTCCTTGATTTTGTCCCTGACGCGGGGTGAGGGAAGTGGAGGAACTATAACCATCAGAGCTTCTGAGTCTATCGAAGCCAGTGGCACCGCGCCCAATGGCGAAGCTAGTTTCTTTTTAACTGAAACAACAGGTATCGGAAAAGCTGGTGATGTAGAAATTAACACAGGGAAATTCATTCTCCAAAATGGGGGACAAATATCATCTGGTACTTTTAACCAAGGCAGTGGAGGAAAAATTATTGTCAACGCCTCAGAGTTAGTCGAAGCAACAGGAACCGCTGAAACTGGAAATTTTGCTAGTGGCTTATTTTCTGTTGCCAGAGAGAGTACTGGTGAGGGCGGCACAGTGGAAGTAACAACTAAGCGACTGGTACTCGGAGATGGAGCCCAGGTAAGCGCCACAACTTTTAGTCAGGGGCGTGGAGGAAATGTCCTGGTGAACGCTTCTGAGTCAGTGGAAGCTGTTGGTATTGCATCAATTGGAGCCAGCGGCTTATTTGCTGCCAGTTTGAGTACTGGTGAGGGAGGCAGAGTAGAGATAAATACAGGGAAGCTGATACTCCAGGATGGCGCACAGGTAAGCGCCGCCACATCTAATCAGGGTAATGGAGGCAATATACTTGTTGATGCGAGGGAGTCCGTGGAAGTGATTGGTTCTGGTAGCAGTTTGAGAGCAGAGACCAGCGGAACTGGTAACGGTGGTGATGTAACAGTTTACACGGGAAGCCTGATACTCCAAGATGGCGCTCAGGTAAGCGCCGCCACATCTCATCAAGGTAGTGGGGGTAATATACTTGTGAATGCGAGGGAGTCCGTGGAAGTGATTGGTTCTGGGAGCAGTTTGAGAGCAGAGACCAGCGGAACTGGTAACGGTGGTGATGTAACAGTTTACACGGGAAGTCTAATTCTCCAAGATGGCGCTCAGGTAAGCGCCGCCACATCTCATCAAGGTAGTGGGGGTAATATACTCGTTGATGCCAGGGAATCAGTGGAAGTGATTGGTTTTGGGAGCAGTTTGAGCGCAGAGACTAATGGGACTGGCAACGGTGGAAATGTAACAGTTTACACAGGAAGGCTAATTCTGCAAGATGGCGGTCAGGTACGCGCCGCCACATCTAATCAGGGTCGTGGGGGCAATATACTCGTTGATGCCAGGGAATCAGTGGAAGTGATTGGTTTTGGGAGCAGTTTGAGCGCAGAGACTAATGGGACTGGCAACAGTGGAAATGTAAGCGTTAACACAGGAAGGCTAATTCTCCAAGATGGGGCATTGGTTGCTAGAACTACCAATGAGGGTAGGGGAGGCAATATACTCGTCAATGCCTCAGAGTTAGTAGAAGCGATTGGTTCTGGGAGCGGTTTGAGAGCGCAGACCCAAGGTTCTGGGGACGGCGGTAGTGTGACAGTAAAGACGGGATTTTTTCTAGCTAGCAAAGGAGCGCAAACTTTAGTTGCCGCTTTTAATCAAGGCAAGGGGGGAAACATTAACATCGAGGCTTCCGAGGTCAAACTAAGTGGTACCTCTGATAATGGCAATCCCACCATTGTGTTTGCTGCTACCCTCGGTGAGGGCGACGGAGGCGAAATTACAATTCATACTGGTCGATTAATCGTCGAAGCAGGAGCGCAAATAGGGGTTGGGACTTTTAGTAGCGGTCAAGGTGGAAATGTTTTGATCACAGCTTCTGATTCAGTTGAACTAGTTGGCACTGCACCACAGTTTCCCAATAGACCCTTTTTTCGAGATCAGTCGGGCCAGCGGTTTCCTAGCGGTTTGTTTAGTGGCTCCCAAGGTATCGGCACAGCAGGAAACTTGAGGATTAAAACTCAGAGGTTAACGTTGCGAGATGGTGCCGAAATTAGTGTGAGCAATCAGGGAGTAGGAGATGCAGGCAATTTAGAAGTGGCAGCTCGTAACCTGTTGCTAGACAACCAAGGGGTTCTCTCAGCCACCACTACATCAGGTCAGGGCGGAAATATTATGCTCAAAATCGATGACCTCTTGTTATTGCGCCGCAATAGTCAAATCTCGACTACCGCAGGCATTGATGGGGCTGGTGGAGACGGTGGTAATATCACTATTGATGCAGCGAATGGTTTTATCGTCGGCACCGCAAATCAAAATAATGATATTGTGGCTAATGCTTTTCAAGGGCAAGGTGGCACTATCGACATCAAGGCTCGGAGTATTTTTAATCTAGAAGAACGCCCATCAATACCAGCAAATAACACTAATGACATTGACGCTAGTTCCCGGTTTGGCTTAACAGGTACAGTGATAATTAATACCCCCAATTTAGATCCTAGTCGAGGTTTGGTACAGTTGCCTGACAATTTCACAAATGCGTCTCAACAAATTGTTTCTAGTTGTAACCCTGGAAGTTCCGCTAGACGTAGTTCTTTCACCGTAACAGGACGGGGAGGAATTGCCCGCAGTCCCATAGAAGCATTCCAAGGTGAAGTATCTACAGGACGATGGATAACATTGGATACGATAAATGCTGATCAAAATAGTCAGGTGATCAATCCAAGTCTTCCATCTCCTACACCGAAAATAGTTGAGGCGCAAGGCTGGATAATCGATAAAAATGGTAATGTATCTTTAGTAGCTCAGGTAGCGAATATTATGCCTCGTGGTTTGTCTGTGTCTAGTGGTGTTTGCTCGCAATTAGGTAACTAA